The following is a genomic window from Hippoglossus stenolepis isolate QCI-W04-F060 chromosome 14, HSTE1.2, whole genome shotgun sequence.
ATCACTTTGCTCTTTTCCTTGTAGGTGGGTTTGCTGCTCCTGGAGGGAACCACGTCATTATTCGGGAACGCCAGCGTGACGACGGAGGAGATGTAGCTTTGGGCATGCTCGCTGGAGCAGCCACTGGTTTGGCACTCGGCTCTCTCTTCTCCGTCTTTTAGTATCTTGACTAACTTCTAACTAGTAGCACATTGTCCCCCCCCTGTCTGCACAGCCTTAGGCTTCTTCTACGTGCCCTTACATGAGTTGGAGTGAAATATGTCTGTTTGGCTACTTCCATCGATGAAGCATGATTGTGATGGGCAGGCAAACTACTCCCTATATGTCCTATACACAAATTAAATACTGTTAGCACTTTCTCTTACGCCCTGTGTGGCagtgtccctctccctctgtgttgtctcaatatgaatgtttttaacCAAAAATACAAGTTATTCACTTTAAGAGTTATTTGGATGGCGGGAAAGATGCTTCTCTTCCTATGTACACTTTAGGTcctctcagctgacgtctcaGTCAGCTTTGTTTCTGTATCATGGAGCACATTTGTCCTTTATATTTGCAGAAATATAACTGTATAACCATGAATTTTTTACatgcaggttttgtttttctgtgtttacagtaCCCTATTTGATTTAGTCTTAGTCTTGTTTTGAGGGTGCAGTGTTTCCTCAGCTCCACAGGTTATTTGTGGCGGCAGAGATGAGAGTTGTGTTTGGAGgaatgcgcgcacacacacaaagcaataaTCACTTTCACTGTAGCACATTGGACTCTGGTCGAGATGGACGTATGATGTTGTCTTCCCCACAAATAAGTTTGTAAGAGGAAACACTGGCTTTTACATGATGTGCTTTAAAGTGAAAAGGGACGTCACTCCTGTTGACTCATATGTATATTTGCTTGTGTTATTTATGGTCTTTAATTTTCATTGGCAGCTGTCGAGTCAAACTTTTCATGTCTCGtgaagtattttcttttcatttcaatttacCCAAAATACGTATCAGGTTGATCAGTCCCTTGAGATTTAGCCACATTTCAATAAGTCAttaattttcacattaaatgacttgaatatttttcatttccattatTCATCTTAATGATGAGTTTATTTATTCGATTAAAAACAGCAACTTTGCcaaatgtaaaacactttgatctGCTTTTCAAGACGCTGCATATCTTCATGGCATCTTCCAATGGCACTAACTGAAGAGATGTACGAgacaaatgatttcagttttacaaaTGATCAGATTGTATTAGCAGCGTAACACTGATGTCATTTTTCTACAGGTCATAAATTGATGTaatataaattgtatttatctTAACAAATGTactaattaaataataattgaccctgcatttaaattaaaatgacacctgttttgtgtttatttaaatgtgagaaCAAAAGTACAAATGAGCAAGTTACGCTTTATTCATGTAACCAATAAGTGACCTCAAAAAACACCAGAAGAAACTCTTAAGTAAAGACACATTAGATGGTCACATTGAAAACAGGCTGTGCACATAGACGGGATATATAAATAATTCAGAACACAGCAAGTGTAGAAAATATGTGCATAGACACTCACTCGATTTCCATGAACACATATCAAAACTCAGAAATGCTTTTAAAAGCATTACAGTAAAATCCTGTGTCCTGTTAAATTCATCAACTGTAGAGATTCAGAAAACaccctttatttttttacaaagaaCGTACATTTCTCATTGATGCTGCTTTTCAAATAACCATGCAGCTCTGTGTGATGTGTATAATTACACCCcctaaaggttcagtgtgtaggctttagtgacatctattggtgacgttgcatgttgcagctgaatacccctcccctcaccctcttccaaacatgacaaaaaaccTGTTGTAACCTTCATTTGTCATGTAAACTCCAAaggggtttagtttgtccagtctgggctactgtcaaatacatggcagcctccatagagaggacccgctcccgatgtaaatataaagtatttaaatataaagggtacgttgtagggtaaagaaaaccacaagttgtacaatttagatgaaacactagtgaaaacatcactagaactatttatattcaatttctgccaatagatccctttcacctaaatcttacacactgaacctttaaactttGTATTTCTGAAATAGGATAACCAGTGAAGGGTAACCCACATATTTTAAAGAGAGCAAACTTTCTAAATGTTATAGGAGAAGTTCCTATTCACAAAAATCCAACCCTGAAACTAATTCCGTTGAGCACAATACAAGCACAATCCTCCGTAGACAATGGTGAGAGGTATGTAGTGTTGGAAATGTGCATATACCCACAGTCTCTGTTGCACAACCATCGACTccataatatatttaaagacagaaagttttctttaaaaaaataaagagattaTCTCTTAAATTTTagaaattcaaaaataaaagtaatagaAACACAAAACCTTAGATGCGAAGATGTAAACGATTGATGTGAGTAATAAAAAGTGCTGAAActgttgatttattgattagaTTTCATTAATGAATCATCTTATTTgtcacaaacaacaacaaacatttgctgttgaagctttttttttttcttcatatcttACAGAAacatatactttttttttcataatctAAGAAGTTGGAGCTCCAGGAAACCTGCTATAGACCAgacagatgaatgaatgaatcaaaacCTTAACTGACAGAGATAATCGTTGTGAACTGTTTCTCGAGCAGAGCGTGGATAGTGCTACCCTTCTTGACCAAAATCTTCCGTAAACTTCTTCAGCTTATCCAGGTCCTGCTCATTCACTGTCGGCTTGATGTTAGTGAGTGACCTCATCATGTCCGCCTGTACGGAGAGGACGGCAGAGGTTGGAATATGGTTATTAAGAACTCTCATGCACAGACGATGTTTTGTAAAAATTTGAAAACTTGTTTGGttaaaattacacacacacactttgctaCTTGAATCTTTTACTTACCATGCACACGACTGACTCCATAAGCTTTTCTCCAGGGACGTCCATCCACGTCATCTCTATGGCGTCGGGATCTCCCGGCGAGCACGGAGTCAGTAGGTCTTCCTCCACAACCCCCGGGTTGTTCCAAGATGAGCCCTGGACCTTAGGGACAGATAGAGAAGAAGTTTAGGGTGAGaaggacaaaataaatgttttaattgataTCTTTTTTGCATACCTTGTATTTAATTTATCTGGGTGTTTAGGCATTTCAAAATGTATACATTAGTCAACATTCAACGTGTACTTATAAAATGTGACTTGTTATTGGAACAATTTCCCTGAGGAGATCTGCCTGGCTCCTTattctctttttaatctgttttaaaGGCATCATTTCATAAGTGTGCTTTTTCAGGTCTGAATACATCTTTAACTATTAACCTTTTACCTAcaatgttttttcccttttaaatcTTATATCTCATCTTAATgacaattttattattattatttattattatttatttaattgtgtttttactccttatctgtaacatttttattcttatatttgtGCTCTAATGTCTAATGATGTGTGACCTTCAacttgcttttatttgtttcctattgtttgccttctATTCTTAATTTTGCCCTTTGAGGTTAGATTCTTTATTTGTCCCCGTATAGAAATATGTTTGCAGCAATAATCACAGGGCATTTTGTCAGAAGAGGGGGCAATACCGTCGTTCAGATGGGAGCAGTTTCaatgaggaggtgagaggatgCCTCTCACCACCCACAATGATTCTTGTCCTCGTCCTTCATGACTCTGTCTCTTTATATACTTTCCAGTATACAGTATACTTTATATACTTCCCAGTCATGTTAATCCCAATAGTTTACTGACTTTTGTTACTGTTTTTCCATCAATCTGGGCTTCATTAGCATTAACAAACCAAGAGATGATACAGAACATTTAAACACTTTCAATAAAAGCACAGTAGaatatgtgaagcactttggaATGCACATTAAAAgatattcaaaagaaaaaaacgacaGTTTCTTTATTGTGCCTTAGTGCTTAAACATTCAGTGCAGACATCCCATTTCAGCTTGTGGTCGAGCACAACGCCGAGGTAATCATgactgtgttttaaataaacgttattatttcttattattattataatgttggAAAGAATCCTTTCCATGTCCACCTGATAAATCTAATATGTTCAATCTTTTCACACAgttttttatcactttgtttCCACCTAGCTgctgactgtgtctgtctgctgattGGTGCTTAGCAGGtaataatgaaaacagcttcaggaGTAGTGAGACTGAAACCCCCAAAAAAGTagcaataaaacagacacaaaaaaccTTTCACATACAGGTATGCATGGATTCCATTggtaataaatacaattatatacaTCATCCATCTAGCTCTGACTATCATTTACATTCTTTCTTAATTTGACTTAACAACCTCCAGAGGAATGCCATGTAGCTGATGTAACTGTGTAGCAATAGGTTAATAGATCATTAATCTTTAGTCATCAGTGGCAGCGCCCACTCTCAATCTTTTGTGATTGTAAAATTACTGATGCGAAAAACCCAGTAAGATGTTATTTTGTAACAACAGATTCCAGCTGGATTCCCCGAAGATTTGAAACAGGACAGTTGTGAAAACAATCAGAGACAAACTGTTGCTGTGTCTTTACCTTTTTGAAGTGAGTGGCGGACTGAACCTTCCTGACAGGTTGCATGAGGGCGTCCCTGACGATAACACTGATGTCAGCCCCAGAGTACCCTTCCGTCTTCTGGCCCAGACTGATGAAGTCTGCCTCTGCCAGGTCGCTGGGGGTGGATCCCAGATGCAGTTTAAACATGAACGCGCGAGCATGCTCTTCAGGCAGAGGGATGTAGATTCGCTTTTCAAATCTGAGACAGTCGGGAGATTCAATCAGACGTTATCAAGCGTTTAATTTCTTAAATCCTGATTGTTCTTCCTTAAAACCTGAATTGAATCAAACTAACCTTCTCCTAATAGCAGAGTCCAATGTCCACGGTATATTTGTGGCTCCCAGAACCAGGACTCCTTCGTTATCGTTTCCAACACCTGAGTAGAGAACAACGTTTGATGCATTTCTAAtctaaatacagttttttcGATTCTGAAATCAGATTTTCAGTTCTCTCCTCTCGCTCACCCTGCATCTGAACGAGGAACTCTGTCTTGATTCTGCGCGCTGCCTCGCTCTCGTTCTCGCTCCTGGAGCCACAGAGGGAGTCGATCTCATCAATGAAAATAATGGATGGTTTGTGCTCTCGAGCCAAAGAGAACAGGTTCTTCACCAACCTGAAGAGACAAGCGGGGCAGAAGCAACAGATGCTCACCTTCTCATATCCCATTATGTTATCATCATGTAAAGAACCCAGTGCTTACTTTTCACTTTCCCCCAACCACTTGGACACGAGGtcggaggaggagatggagaagaaggtGGAGTTGTTGGCCTCTGTGGCCACCGCCTTGGCCAGGTAGGATTTTCCTGTTCCTGGAGGGCCGAAGAGAAGGATCCCCCGCCAAGGAGTTCGCTTTCCTACACAAAAAGTTCCTGTGTCAGTGAATACGATTCACATCAACACAGTCAAATACAAGGATTAAAGATGGAGGTTTACACACCTGTGAACAGATGAGGGAATTTGATGGGCAGAATGACGGCTTCCTTCAAGGCTTCTTTGGCTCCTTCAAGTCCAGCTACATCATCCCACTTAATGTTTGGCTTTTCCATGACGATGGCACCTATGAGAGGAGTTTGAGAAACAAAGTTTAGTAACTgtgaaacattatttatttcccacactcaaagatatcagttCCCAGAATATTTCATCCCATTTTTTCCACAtaattctcagagaaatcaatgaaaatgttgaaaaacgctaTCTCAAAATGTTACAGGAAGTAATCTGCCGAGTATCTTTTGCGTAATCCAACCAACTaacaaataaagaagaaaacataacaccAATCATTCACCTGAGAGTTGATTTTGAAACTTCTTTTTCTCTTGGCTGTCCCCGTCATCACTTTCACTCCTGAGATTAAATGAAAAGAGCCAAAGTCATGATTTATggacctttttttaaacactaaACCAAACTTTTTTAGAAGTCCCATTGTCTCCTACAACTTTTCTACAAAGGAACttatgtgtttattgttttgaaGGTTCCAAAAAAAGATTGTTAAGTATTTTGCAACTGATTATAGGGAAAATTGAGGCAGTGTTAAAtgtcaacaataacaacaataaatatcttcaaagataaatataaacaacatgCGTAAACCTAGGGCTTTTGAATGTATCTCATTGAGTTGTTCCAATCAAAGGTCTTTAGAAATACACAGCGTATTTAATGCTATGGGGGAATGTTTCTATGCATGGGACTCCACTTTGTTTGATCTTGTGCACAGGAAGTTTGAAACAGAGAAAATCTGCACACCTAAAGCTCCCATTAAAGGATTTATTTGCCAGTGACATTTGTTGACGTTGATCTAGCAGCCATCAAAAGATTTAGTTTTACTGGATgtacagaggagaagaagacgaCCGCGAGCAGgtaaacatggatgtaaacaatgcaggtttcaaaaataaaatataaacatctTTGCTAATGTGTAAGGGCGTCTACCactgaacataaacacaacttTGTTTACCAGAAAGCTCCACAGGGAACCTCTTATAAACCTGACCTAAAACTGCTCCAGGGCTTCATGCCTATTTTTGTGATTGTTagtgacaaattaaattgtaaaatgtggaaataaaggAATGTAATGCTTTTCTGTGCATACTGCAGGGAACATGGTGGTATTGAGGAGTCTCACCCTTTGTCATCAGAATGGTTCTCTTTGACTGGTTTAGCCGGAGgactcttctccatcttcttcagGTGTTCCTTCAGCTGCTCGGCTCGGTCCAGGTAATCTTTACATTTTTCCCTGATGCTCTCCTTCGCTCGTTCACTCTGAGCCTCATCTGCAGCGACAACACATTACGTTTTAATATGAGGTGTGACTGTGTGGGCATCAAGTGTACCTGCTCTTTATGTTCATGTAGGTGCAGCGAAAGGGCTGTCTGACGCTAAATATCAAGTGGAAGGTGTCAGGATCAATAAATTCACTCTTAGCCAGTATGCTGAAGAATTTTGCTACAGCCtcttattaaattaaataattagtAAATTCTTACACGcattcttattttattctctaCATAACTCATTTTAATTTCGTTTTAAATGCTTAATTTTTGTATTGTCTTTAACAATTTGTCACGATGCCTTTCATATTTTATGTGAAGCACACAATGGCCCTGTTATTGAAATGTGCTATGCAAATAAATTTGCCTTGCTTAAATGGTCACAGAACAGCATTTGCACGATAAAAAGTTCcaagaggaaatgaaatgaaatgctaCTTTTTCTGAAAAGAAATTTGTAAAGGAGGCGACAATGCGCAGGAGAGTTGAGCTGCTGTAATATGACATCTTCCATTTAAACAACAGAATACTGAGTCACCACAGACCAGTCCAACGTGTGTATCTTTCAAGTTATTAAGTAGACGACTGTGAGCAATTGCTCAGTATTGACATCACACCGGTGAAATTAGAGGGAGCAGATTACTCAACATATTCTGCTGCCTTCAGGGGGCTGCAGGGATTTGATGAAGTGAAGGAGAAGATTTATAAATCAGCTGTAAAGACACTGTATGAATGACTTACTTTATACAATTAATAGAAAAATGCAGactgatttaaaaattacgtctttaaacactttaaacataaTTTTCTATTATGATTTTACTCCCTGCGTTGGCAGTGGAGTAACTCATAAattggtttatttatattttaagtattaTTCCATCATTGTGGCATATTTGCCTGCTGCTGATAAAATTACCAATGTGGCAGCAAATTAACATCGTGTCTGCAACAGACTTGTGTCTGTACCTCATGCATCTCATTTCACATGTGTACCATCAATCTGCACTTagcaaaaaatgtaataaaataaatgtcgaggtcaggaaatgaaaaataagctTAAATAAGGTTCCTCACACTTGACAACATGGAGGAAGTACTGGATTGCATGCTGATAACATCTGAGGGCTTCCTCGTAGTTCTTGGCTTTGTCCTCCTGTGCAGCTTTGTTGGCCAGATCGATAGCTTTCTGTCaacaacacaagagagagaaggagtcaTCCTAAAGTCTCTCATAAGCCACTCTGTCACGGTAAGTGAGTAGTAAATGTGTGATTAATGGTTAATGGATGATTTACACATGCAGTATTGTTAGAAATGATGCTGCAAGTTAGTGATAATCCTTCATTCTGTCGGGTTATATGTAGTAATACATGTTGGTCAGCCTTTGAATAATGGTAATAATGCTAATAAAGCCATTAGTTACAACTTTAAATGAATTTACAAAAGCTCCCTTACAAGAGAGTACAACTGAAAGGGCTGAATGATAAAGAAACAACTCATGAACATCAAACTTTGTACAACTTCAGTACAGtagttgagtaaatgtactcacCACTTTAAAAATTAGTAACTGTActagatgaataaataacatgAGTAAAACCATTGGTTATTTGTTGAAAACCAGTAGTAAGGACTTCCGTTCATCTTCGAGGTAAAGACGTTTGTATCTACGTAGGTTGAGTCGTAGTTTGAAGTCAGAAACCGGAGAGTTTGACACAGTCTGACGCAGTAAACTCGGCCACTCACCTGTAAGTTGCCTCCTGCCATTAGCTCCGCTGATGTCGCTCCGAGTGTTTTCTGTCCTTTAAATCTAAACTGCAAACAAACCTCCTCTcgtttcttcctgtttctcgAGGTTTATTCCTTCATTTTGTAGCAAAGTTCAGACGGAAAACATCGAGCaaggttttgtttctcttccgcattagaaaaaaaaaaggtccacTGTCACTTCCGCAGTGGTCACGTGACGTGACTGTTTTTGTCTGGTTGAACATCGgctgtggttttatttgtacacacatttaattgtgtttaataCAACAACCAGAATCATTTGAATTTACTACATagattataaatatttataatgaattaataattaataatagaaataaattcAACTACCCTTCAGGTGTTTCAGGTGTCAGGTAGGTGGGAAATACTGACCTCTAGTGACTATTAGTCATCATAACACATCAGCATGTTTATAAATATATCTTTGTTTAACTATTGTAATTGTATTGTTTCTATAACATGTaatatcaatttttttttattattgttatttagtTGTCTCTATAATATGTTATATCTAATTGTTTTACAATTGTAATTTGATTGTTTAAATAATATcccattgttttattattgtaattgtaGTTTCTATGTGTAAAATCTCATAGTTCAACTATTGATTGTATTGTCTTTATAATTTACATCTCatagttttattgttgtaatttaATTGTTTCTACAACATCTAACATCTccttgttttattatttctaattGTAAGTTTCCCCTCAGGAAAGGCTTTTTACACCTATGtgacttttcaaaaataaaaataaagccaCACTGTCACTGCTGCATTAGTTAACAAATTGACccttttattgcatttattaaaaaggcaaataaataGTGTGCAAAATATCTAAAAATCTTACATCACCTGggaagtaaacaaaaataaatgcatttgcTGTAGAGCACCGGTGTAAAGGATAATGCATGGGGACGACAAATGCATTTTGGTCGCACATTGTGTTGCTTAATATTTAGTCCAGGTTTATTCGACATATGACAGCAATCAAAAGCAAGcaccacatacagtacatgttgaGTTTGAGTAGATTTGACACTGAGTTGTCACATCAGTGTGGTTCAGGCATGAAGGGAGGAGACTGGGTTATTATCAGCTGTCTCCGTTTAAGATGCTTGGACGTAAAACTTTAAGGATGCGCTCGCTCTTTGCAAGATCAGCAGGGAGTTCATtatgctgtaaaaacacacacaagaggaaaagtTAGTGAGCTGAAATGACTTAtgttatgtgtgtttattatcCCACCCTACAAATGTCATGGCCTCACTTTGTTTGGCAGTGTGGGGTCTGCGTTGGccccgagcagcagcagaacgGTTCGCAGATCTCCACCCATTACAGCAGCATGTAGGGCCGTGGAGCCATTCTGgagacaacaaaaaacacatgtctTCATAAAGCTTGTGGAGTGGTGTTGGATTCTCCactcaaaaacaaatatacatcTGATCTGCcaagactctggctccaaataacGTCACCAGTAAGATgttctgggatattttggcttcatttatggataatgggaggaagttAAGAAGCGccgtccatttttatatacagtgtatggttTATACACTATATGGGAAGCTTTCTTCAACTTTCTCATCTAACTCAAAtcaaatattgttatttatcCAGAACATCTCCATATTCCTATAAAAAGGGACATGAGCTGCGACAGGATGCTCTACCTTGAGAAGGCTGAGTGAAGGAGAAAACTTGAGGAGCTCCTCGATGACACTGCTGTGTCCTTTTAAAGCCGCTTTAAATAACGCTGTTGATCCATCCTcaggagacagaaaagacaaaaactcaAGTTATTGAGCATTAATCTACACTCAAGGTCTAATTACTGGTTTGATATACGGTCATTATGTTTtctcagttgtcatggaaatgTAGATGTTCTTAAATTTGTATAAACGGATTATTAATGTCCGCTTTAATACTGCAGAAACAAGCTATAAACTGTTTACTGTTGATATTCATATATTATCAGCTTCTGAGATGTTATGGTGAActtaaaagcaaacatttacGGCTCTGGATCAGGTGGCAGATGCAGGAATTTGGCACTTTGTTTGACATTGCGAGttctttttcataatttttgtAAGTAACAAAAGATAAGAATGTCAACAGTTGAAGAATGTGTTATATGGTTTATACTCAGTAAGTAAATGGAGAAGGGAAAATTGTTACGTTAACGTTATATATGGTATTTTTGGTCAAATTGGCCATAATAGGAAGCTGTTGACTCAAATTGTTTTGGGCTAAATGACACCAATGAATAAACAAACCCTTTGTGTGCATTTCTATGTGCTTTAATGATTCTGAATGAACAACCTACTTGTCGGTCAGCATCTCGATCTGCACCTCGCAAGAGCAGCACCCTCACCACCTCACTATGACCCATCTGAGCCCCCATCCACAGGGGGGCAGTGCCATCCTGGAGAAGACCCGGGTAAGGAGGAGGGATGCAGTGACatgagaaggaggaagagaaaagaaaaatagggatggagggatgagacaggcagacagggatTTGAACTGAAGAGGGAGAGACTTTACCTCCCTTGCTTGATTGACCTTGGCACCAGAGGTGAGCAACTGACGTATCACCATCACATGACCCTCCTGGGCAGCGAGGAACAGAGGCGTGGCACCGtcctgaaacatgaaaatatatttttgtacgCTGAGTAATAATTGTCTCCTGTACTCCTGTTTGCTGAAAACCTGTCTGAGTGACAATGttccaaaaaaaataaaggtttattcatgacaaatgatcaaattaatGCTATTTCATAATGTAAGTTTGTGCTGTCAGGTTGTTTTCCAttgtataatcctgctgaaTGCCAGCCGGGTCTGACTCAGCATTATGCAGAAACCTGAGAGGCTGGATTCCAGCTCCTGGGACATTGCGTGCAACTGCCAGACAGGGAGGCTTTAagacagggaggagaagagTAAAGAGCGGCCGCAGAGGCCAGAGCGGCTCACATGCAGCTGGTCGTGAACATTGGCTCCGTTCCTCAGCAGCGTGTCCACCACCTTGGAGTGTCCATACTGAGCGGCGGCGGTGAGAGCGGTGCCACCGTCCTGCCACAAAACATTTGAGGACACACGAAGAAGAAAACAACGATTTTAGTGcactcagcagcagaacaatgagatgtgagctgcagagggaaTATATCTATAGAGGTATACAAAGCATCCTGGGCAGCGTATTCTGTGcatcatttttgttttctttatctccacatgaagtttgtttctttatctcCACATGaagtttgtttctttatctcCACATGAAGCTCAGAGTCTGAGATGATAGCACCGCACTGAGcgttataaagacagtgacgCATGTCATTGTGCCCTGTAGCATACCTTTGTCTGGAATTCAGTGGAGGCACCAAACTCAAAGAGGAGCTTCACCACGTCACGGTGTCCCTGCTGGGAAGCGAAGAACAGAGCGGTAGAACCGGTCTGGAGAGGACGACAAAAAAAGATACGGCT
Proteins encoded in this region:
- the LOC118120733 gene encoding vacuolar protein sorting-associated protein 4B — its product is MAGGNLQKAIDLANKAAQEDKAKNYEEALRCYQHAIQYFLHVVKYEAQSERAKESIREKCKDYLDRAEQLKEHLKKMEKSPPAKPVKENHSDDKGSESDDGDSQEKKKFQNQLSGAIVMEKPNIKWDDVAGLEGAKEALKEAVILPIKFPHLFTGKRTPWRGILLFGPPGTGKSYLAKAVATEANNSTFFSISSSDLVSKWLGESEKLVKNLFSLAREHKPSIIFIDEIDSLCGSRSENESEAARRIKTEFLVQMQGVGNDNEGVLVLGATNIPWTLDSAIRRRFEKRIYIPLPEEHARAFMFKLHLGSTPSDLAEADFISLGQKTEGYSGADISVIVRDALMQPVRKVQSATHFKKVQGSSWNNPGVVEEDLLTPCSPGDPDAIEMTWMDVPGEKLMESVVCMADMMRSLTNIKPTVNEQDLDKLKKFTEDFGQEG
- the ankrd29 gene encoding ankyrin repeat domain-containing protein 29 isoform X3; translation: MSVKYGTTALMVASYSGHYECVKELIMQGADINYQRETGSTALFFASQQGHRDVVKLLFEFGASTEFQTKDGGTALTAAAQYGHSKVVDTLLRNGANVHDQLHDGATPLFLAAQEGHVMVIRQLLTSGAKVNQAREDGTAPLWMGAQMGHSEVVRVLLLRGADRDADRQDGSTALFKAALKGHSSVIEELLKFSPSLSLLKNGSTALHAAVMGGDLRTVLLLLGANADPTLPNKHNELPADLAKSERILKVLRPSILNGDS
- the ankrd29 gene encoding ankyrin repeat domain-containing protein 29 isoform X1; this translates as MSVKKETPLSNAVFWAARKGNLALLQLLLNSGRVDADCRDSYGTTALMVASYSGHYECVKELIMQGADINYQRETGSTALFFASQQGHRDVVKLLFEFGASTEFQTKDGGTALTAAAQYGHSKVVDTLLRNGANVHDQLHDGATPLFLAAQEGHVMVIRQLLTSGAKVNQAREDGTAPLWMGAQMGHSEVVRVLLLRGADRDADRQDGSTALFKAALKGHSSVIEELLKFSPSLSLLKNGSTALHAAVMGGDLRTVLLLLGANADPTLPNKHNELPADLAKSERILKVLRPSILNGDS
- the ankrd29 gene encoding ankyrin repeat domain-containing protein 29 isoform X4, whose translation is MVASYSGHYECVKELIMQGADINYQRETGSTALFFASQQGHRDVVKLLFEFGASTEFQTKDGGTALTAAAQYGHSKVVDTLLRNGANVHDQLHDGATPLFLAAQEGHVMVIRQLLTSGAKVNQAREDGTAPLWMGAQMGHSEVVRVLLLRGADRDADRQDGSTALFKAALKGHSSVIEELLKFSPSLSLLKNGSTALHAAVMGGDLRTVLLLLGANADPTLPNKHNELPADLAKSERILKVLRPSILNGDS
- the ankrd29 gene encoding ankyrin repeat domain-containing protein 29 isoform X2; this translates as MSVKETPLSNAVFWAARKGNLALLQLLLNSGRVDADCRDSYGTTALMVASYSGHYECVKELIMQGADINYQRETGSTALFFASQQGHRDVVKLLFEFGASTEFQTKDGGTALTAAAQYGHSKVVDTLLRNGANVHDQLHDGATPLFLAAQEGHVMVIRQLLTSGAKVNQAREDGTAPLWMGAQMGHSEVVRVLLLRGADRDADRQDGSTALFKAALKGHSSVIEELLKFSPSLSLLKNGSTALHAAVMGGDLRTVLLLLGANADPTLPNKHNELPADLAKSERILKVLRPSILNGDS